CCACACTAACAACGGTATTCTCCATTGGCATAACCGTAGAGTTAATTGGGACAAAGGAAAGAGAAGTTGGCAAGTCTTTTGCAGAAAAATAAATGACTTTTAAAGCATGTCCATTATCTTCATATCCTAAAGTAGCTCCAAATCCCATTCTTTTGTAACTCAAGTTTTCTTCGTTAGATGGTTCAGAAACAAATGACACTGCTTTTTTTAATCTGCCATACATACACGAAAATCTAATTTTTTTTGGATTTAGCTCAATTCCGGCTCCGGCAAAAACATGACCCGCAAGTGTATATTGACTAAAGTTCATAGCTGTAATGCCGGCATACCCCTTTATCCATTTATACGTTGGAGTAAAGCTTTGCATATTAAAAGGCTGCGTATAAGCAACTTGATTGTTGCTATAAGTAAATGTAAATGGTAAACTAACATCTAATAGGTTGGCGGCAATACTTCCATTCAAAAACCAAGTAAACGGTTGTCTTCTATTCTCAATACCACTAGCATTATAAAATACGGATGAATAAGCTAGATTCCCGTTTAAGCGCACCATTTCTTTCTTCCCTATTTTTTCTAAATTTTGGGAAGTACAAATCGTATCCAAAAAAATAAAAACTACTAATAGACATGTAACAAAACAAATGCGCATTGATTTTGGCTCCTAAAGGGCGCAAAAATAGGGAATTGAGATGAAAAAACAAGAATTTGACATTGGTAGATTACAACCTAATTACAGTTGCAAAAATGACAATTTTATTTTTAACAAAATTTAATTTGTACTACCAAATAGAATTAATATACCTTTGCATAGTACCTTTTATAATAAATGAGCGTAAAGAGAATCATATTATACTTACTCTTATTAACTTTCCTAACGGATATTAGTTCTGCTTTAGCTGGAGGTTTGTACTCAAACAAATCAAATCAAATCGAATACAAAACTTGCTCTATATCTCCAACATCAAATGATACCTTTACTTTTATTTTTGAGGGTATTGAAGATATTGAAGAGAGTGACGACAAAAAAATTCCAGACATTATTTTTCATGAATTAGAGATTTACTGGACATCAATTTCAATTAATCTAGAAAACCCTTGTCCTATTTCCCACTCAGATAAGCTTCTCAATATATCCAATATTGAAACCTATCTCCTACATCAAAATTTCCGTATTTAGAATTTCGTAAAATTTTCTTAGACCTACGCCAGTTAGTTTGAGCACTATGCTACAAACCAATGATATGTCTAGCTATTTGATTTTTTTCCAAAATTCTAAATACATAAAATGAAATCGAAATTAAACTCTTTTCAGAATGACCTATACTCGTTAAAAGAAAACTGGAGCAAAGATATGCTCTCTGGGTTTCTTGTATCACTAATAGCACTTCCATTATGCTTAGGAATTGCAGGTGCCAGCGGATTTCCTCCTATCATGGGGGTTTTAACTGCAATCGTTGGAGGTATGGTAGTATCCATATTTGCCGGATCAGAACTAACAATAAAAGGACCGGCAGCAGGATTAATTGTTATTGTAGCCGGCTGTGTAGAAGAATTAGGCAAAGGAAACCAAGAACTTGGCTGGCACCTTACACTTGGAGTAATAGTTGTTGCAGCTGTTGTACAAATTATACTTGGCGCTATAAAGGTTGCATCCGTAGTAGATTTTTTTCCACTCTCAGCAGTACATGGAATGCTTGCTGCTATTGGAATTATTATTATCTCAAAACAATTTCATTTTGCAGTTGGAATTGCACCCTCTGAATTAAAAGGCAAAGAGCCATTAGATTTATTACTAATGATTCCACATAGCATCACGCACCTTACTCCTCAAATTGCAATTATAGGAGGAATAAGTTTAGCAATTCTATTGGGCCTTCCATATATTAACAACAAACTAGTAAAACGAATACCACCGGCACTACTGGTTCTAATAGTTGGTGTTATTCTAGATAAATTATTTTCATTAGACTCCGACACTTATAAAAATTTAAAGCCTCTTGTCAACCCCGGGACTTTATCTCTTTCATGGAATGCAAGTTTTGATGCATTATCAAGCGATACAATCGGAATTTTCATAAAGTATGTAATTATGTTTGCAGTAATTGGAAGCTTAGAATCGCTACTTACTGGAAAAGCCATTGATTTAATCGAAGTAAAAAAAAGAAAATCAGACTTAAGTAAAGACTTAGTAGCAGTTGGAATAGGCAATATAATCTCAGGATTATTGGGCGGCCTGCCAATGATATCGGAAGTAGCACGAAGCTCTGCAAATATTAACAATGGAGGTCAAACTAGGTGGGCTAACTTTTTCCATGGTGTATTTCTTTTGTTGTTTGTTGTTTTAGTAGCTCCACTTATAAAACTAATTCCGGTTGCTTCCTTAGCTGCAATGCTCATTTTTGTTGGAATTAAGTTGGCATCGCCAAAAGAATTCAAACATGTGTATCATATAGGAAAAGAACAAATAGTAATTTTTCTCATAACAATAATCGTTACAATCTCTACAGATTTACTGCTTGGTATAGCTGCAGGGATATTAGTAAAATTCATTTCCCACATTATTCATGGCGCATCTATTAAAAGCTTGTTTAAAGCTGAAGTATCAGTTACTACAACTGGAAACGAGTACTGTGTTTCGTTAAAGGGATCAGGTGTTTTTAGTAATTGGCTACTAACACATAAAAAACTACTTGAAATTCCATCCTCCAAAACAATCATACTAGATGTAAATGATGCGAAATTCTTAGATCATACTTTCATGGAAAACCTATATCGCTTTATTGATGAGTATGAATTACAGGATGGAAAATTTAAAATAATCGGACTAGAGAGCTTCAAAGAATTATCAAAAGCCAAAACCTGCGCACGAGTAAACTTATCTATTTAATTTATTAATGATGAGACCATTTATTTTTCTACTACTCCTTTTGCCATCAATTTATGTTGCAGAAGAGAACAAAACAAAGGAGTTAAAATACAATTTAAATGAGGATGGAACTCACTATATAAAACTTACTGCATTAAATCAGGTTTGGGTTCGATACAATGAGAGCAATCCGGGAACAACAGTGTTCGGGAAACCTCAATCATCTACATTTGATATTGGTATAAGAAGACTACGATTTCAACTCTATGGACAACTCACAGATAAACTATTTTTTTATACTCAATTTGGTCAAAATAATTTTAATTATTTATCCAAACTATATACAGGAGCATTTTTTCATGATGCATTGGCCGAGTATAAAGTAAAAGATAAATACTTAAGTATAGGAGGTGGACTAACAGGATGGAGTGGGCTTTCAAGATTTGCATCACCATCAGTTGCTTCCATTCTAGGGCTAGATGCTCCACTTTACCAACAAACAACAAACGGGGTTACTGATCAATTTTTAAGAAAGCTAAGCTTATATGCCAAAGGGAAATTAGGAAAACTTGATTACCGGCTTGCTCTTACAACACCTATGGCAACACAAAACTCTTCCGCTGCATTAAACACTTTATCAAAAAATGCGGAGTTTGCATTAACACCTCCTAAGCCGCAAATTCAAGGATATTTTATGTATCAGTTTTTAGATAAGGAGTCGAATTTAACACCATACACTGCAGGTAGCTATCTTGGAACAAAACGTGTTCTTACAATTGGTGCAGGTTTTATTAATCAAGACAAAGCAATGTGGAAGTTAAATAATAGTGGAGACACCCTTTACCAAGCAATGCAGCTTCTAGGAATTGATTTATTTTATGATGCCCCAATCAATAACGATAAAGGGAATGCAATTTCACTTTATGTGGCATATAACAATTTCAACTTAGGGACCAACTACTTAAGAAACCTAGGAGTGATGAACCCAGCCAATGGGATAAATGCTAATGCTTCATTTAATGGTCCTGGAGATGCATTCCCAATGATTGGTTCAGGCAATATAATATATGCTCAATCAGGATATTTGTTCAAAAATAATTTATTGCCTAATAATGGTACAATACAAGCATATGGCTCGCTTATGTATGGCAACTTCAATAGGCTAAAAGATCCATCTATGGTTTATGAACTTGGGATAAACATTTTAGTTCATGGAACGAATAGCGCAAAAATTACATTTGGTTACCAGAACAGACCTATTTTCAAGACTGATGCTTTGAATGGCGGAATTTACAGAGTAAGCAGAAAAGGAATGTACGTATTACAATACCAACTATTTATATAGAAAAATATGCTACCAGATATTGAAAATCAAACTACAGAAAGAGCTGTTTCATTTAAACTTTCCGAAACAATACACTCTCTGAAACATTATTTGCCAGCGCAAGCTCCATTAAAAGATTTCATACATCATAATACGTTACATGCTTTTCAGCATTTAAATTTTATTGATGGAATAAGTAGAGCTTCCGAAATTTTTGGCTATAAAGTTACATTAGGAATAGAAGAATACAGAAATCTATATCAATCAAAAAGAATAAATCACAATGTACTTGAGAAAATAATACGTTCTAAAAAAGGAGAGGAAAATTTAATAAAATGGCTTAACAAATGTATTACAAAACCATATAAAACTTCAAACACAGCAAGAATAGGAAAACTAAGAGCAAACTGGAAACTATTTTACAAAATAGATTTAGACTCACTAGTACACCCAATCTTATTTAGAATAATATGTAGCTATCTAGATCAAGGAATATCAATTTGGAACTTTCCAATTCAAGGAATAGGATTTATTGATTCCATAAAAGCACTAGAAAAAAACAGTTTTACAAGTTTCTTTAAAACCAAACTAGCTAAAGAGCTTCTACTAAGTACTAATTGCAGCATTCCTGAACTACTAAACAAATTGGTCGGTAATGAGTCGTTATACGAACAGTATCTATTCGACCAACAATTTGAACATCAGGGCTGGTCGGGAATGGTATCTGCAATAGAAAATCAACCCGAAACGCTTCTAGACACAAAAAAAATATCACTGCACGACTTTATACTTTTTGAGTTACTACTAGAAATTGACAATCTAACATTTCTATTGGGTAACGACTGGAACTGCTTAAGCAAAATAACTTCTGAGCTACCAGACAGTTTATTTAAACCATCTGTAAAAACAGAACTTGTAGAAGTAAGTGAAATATGGCAAGAAGCTTTTGAGTGGACTTATTACGACCAAGTACTTGCGGGTATAAAATCTTCCAATACAGAAAATACTACGCATGTAAAAGATGCAACTTTTCAAGCACTATTCTGTATTGATGATAGAGAATGTTCGTTTAGAAGATACTTAGAAAATTTTGACACAAGCTGCGAAACATTTGGAACTCCTGGCTTCTTTAGTGTAGACTTTTTTTTCAAACCAGAACACGGAAAGTTTCACACGAAACTATGCCCGGCTCCTATTACACCTAAGCATTTAATTAAAGAATTAGAAACCAATAAACAGCTTGAAGAGGATGTCCATTTTACCAAACACTCACATAAACTCTTTCATGGCTGGCTAATTTCGCAATCATTAGGATTCTGGTCTGCATTCAAACTATTTCTAAATATTTTCAAACCTTCTATAAGCCCTGCAACAGCGTCTTCATTTAAGCATATGGAACAAATCTCAACGCTTACTATAGAAAACAAAAGCATAACTGACATAGAAGATGGACTACAAATTGGATTTACGATAGATGAAATGACAGATAGGGTTGAAAGATTATTGCGAAGCATTGGCTTAGTAAATAACTTTGCTCCGATAGTTTATATAGTTGGGCACGGTGCTAGCAGTGTAAACAATCCTCACTATGCAGCTTATGACTGCGGAGCTTGCTCCGGAAGGCCGGGCTCGGTCAACGCAAGAATTATCTGCCATATGGCAAATCATACCGAAGTAAGAAAAACACTTGAACAAAAAGGAGTTGTTATTCCGGAAACATGTCAATTTATTGGTGGTATTCACGATACAACAAGAGATGAAATTATTTTTTTTGACGAGAGTTCCTTATCCATTAAAAACAAAGAGCTTCACCTAAAAAACAAAAACACATTCAACAAAGCACTTGATTTTAATGCACGAGAAAGGTCTAGAAGATTTGAGCTACTTGACACATCATTGAGCGAAAAAGTAATACACGAAAAAATAAAAATTCGTTCGGTATCCTTATTCGAACCAAGACCAGAACTCAACCATGCGACCAATGCACTTTGCATAGTAGGAAGAAGAGCATTAACCAAGCAGCTTTTTCTTGACAGAAGATCATTCTTAAACTCTTACGATTACAGAATAGACCCTGAAGGAAATTATCTATTAGGAATCCTAAATGCTGCAGCTCCAGTATGTGGAGGCATCAATTTAGAATATTACTTCTCTCGTGTAGACAACCAAAAATTAGGAGCAGGCACCAAGTTGCCCCATAATGTGATGGGCTTATTTGGAGTTGCAAATGGAATTGATGGAGATTTGAGACCGGGTCTTCCAAGCCAAATGATAGAAGTTCACGATCCAATTCGCTTACTAATTATTGTCGAGCATTTTCCTGATGT
The DNA window shown above is from Bacteroidota bacterium and carries:
- a CDS encoding SulP family inorganic anion transporter, encoding MKSKLNSFQNDLYSLKENWSKDMLSGFLVSLIALPLCLGIAGASGFPPIMGVLTAIVGGMVVSIFAGSELTIKGPAAGLIVIVAGCVEELGKGNQELGWHLTLGVIVVAAVVQIILGAIKVASVVDFFPLSAVHGMLAAIGIIIISKQFHFAVGIAPSELKGKEPLDLLLMIPHSITHLTPQIAIIGGISLAILLGLPYINNKLVKRIPPALLVLIVGVILDKLFSLDSDTYKNLKPLVNPGTLSLSWNASFDALSSDTIGIFIKYVIMFAVIGSLESLLTGKAIDLIEVKKRKSDLSKDLVAVGIGNIISGLLGGLPMISEVARSSANINNGGQTRWANFFHGVFLLLFVVLVAPLIKLIPVASLAAMLIFVGIKLASPKEFKHVYHIGKEQIVIFLITIIVTISTDLLLGIAAGILVKFISHIIHGASIKSLFKAEVSVTTTGNEYCVSLKGSGVFSNWLLTHKKLLEIPSSKTIILDVNDAKFLDHTFMENLYRFIDEYELQDGKFKIIGLESFKELSKAKTCARVNLSI
- a CDS encoding DUF2309 domain-containing protein; the encoded protein is MLPDIENQTTERAVSFKLSETIHSLKHYLPAQAPLKDFIHHNTLHAFQHLNFIDGISRASEIFGYKVTLGIEEYRNLYQSKRINHNVLEKIIRSKKGEENLIKWLNKCITKPYKTSNTARIGKLRANWKLFYKIDLDSLVHPILFRIICSYLDQGISIWNFPIQGIGFIDSIKALEKNSFTSFFKTKLAKELLLSTNCSIPELLNKLVGNESLYEQYLFDQQFEHQGWSGMVSAIENQPETLLDTKKISLHDFILFELLLEIDNLTFLLGNDWNCLSKITSELPDSLFKPSVKTELVEVSEIWQEAFEWTYYDQVLAGIKSSNTENTTHVKDATFQALFCIDDRECSFRRYLENFDTSCETFGTPGFFSVDFFFKPEHGKFHTKLCPAPITPKHLIKELETNKQLEEDVHFTKHSHKLFHGWLISQSLGFWSAFKLFLNIFKPSISPATASSFKHMEQISTLTIENKSITDIEDGLQIGFTIDEMTDRVERLLRSIGLVNNFAPIVYIVGHGASSVNNPHYAAYDCGACSGRPGSVNARIICHMANHTEVRKTLEQKGVVIPETCQFIGGIHDTTRDEIIFFDESSLSIKNKELHLKNKNTFNKALDFNARERSRRFELLDTSLSEKVIHEKIKIRSVSLFEPRPELNHATNALCIVGRRALTKQLFLDRRSFLNSYDYRIDPEGNYLLGILNAAAPVCGGINLEYYFSRVDNQKLGAGTKLPHNVMGLFGVANGIDGDLRPGLPSQMIEVHDPIRLLIIVEHFPDVILNTIKKSESTYEWFINKWIHLVAINPDTKEQFVFKNGTFTSYQLTGEKIKSVRDITPLLASNQENFPVYQIN